CATGACGGAGGTGAAGACCCTGAACTTCAACCAATCAGTCAGCAGCATGGAGTACGTTCCAGATGGAGAGGCTCTGCTCATCACTTACGGGAGAACCATCGCCCTGTATAACACGGCCAGGTATCCGCATGTTCTGTGCTCTATCCAGCTGTGTAGAGGAGGTTGTGACATTTCTGCTCTCCCCCCTCCTCCTGTACGTGGTACCGGCTGTAGAGGAGGATGCCGCTGAtctcccctgtaggtggtgccgtcTGTAGAGGAGGATGCCGCTGAtctcccctgtaggtggtgccggcTGTAGAGGAGGATGCCGCTGAtctcccctgtaggtggtgccgtcTGTAGAGGAGGATGCCGCTGAtctcccctgtaggtggtgccggcTGTAGAGGAGGATGCCGCTGATCTCCCCTGTAGGTGGTGTCGGCTGTAGAGGAGGATGCCACTGATCTCTCCTGTAGGTGGTGCCGTCTGTAGAGTAGGATGTCGCTGAtctcccctgtaggtggtgccggcTGTAGAGGAGGATGCCGCTGAtctcccctgtaggtggtgccggcTGTAGAGGAGGATGCCGCTGAtctcccctgtaggtggtgccggcTGTAGAGGGTGCCGCttatctcccctgtagatagtgccggctGTAGAGGAGGGTGCCGCTGATCTCTCCTGTCGGTGGTTTCGGCTGTAGAGGGGGATGCCGCTGATCTCCCCTGTAGGTGGTTTCGGCTGTAGAGGAGGAtgctgctgatctcccctgtagatggtttCGGCTGTAGAGGAGGGTGCCGCTGAtctcccctgtaggtggtgccggcTGTAGAGGGGGATGCCGCTGAtctcccctgtaggtggtgccggcTGTAGAGGAGGATGCCGCTGATCTCCCCTGTAGGTGGTGTCGGCTGTAGAGGAGGATGCCGCTGATCTCCCCTGTAGGTGGTACCGGCTGTAGAGGAGGATGCCGCTGATCTCCCCTGTAGGTGGTACCGGCTGTAGAGGAGGGTGCCGCTGAtctcccctgtaggtggtgccggcTGTAGAGGGGGGTGCCACTGAtctcccctgtaggtggtgccggcTGTAGAGGAGGATGCCGCTGAtctcccctgtaggtggtgccggcTGTAGAGGATGCCGCTGAtctcccctgtaggtggtgccggcAGTAGAGGGGGAtgctgctgatctcccctgtagatggtttCGGCTGTAGAGGAGGGTGCCGCTGATCTCCCCTGTAGGTGGTTTCGGCTGTAGAGGAGGCTGCCGCTGAtctcccctgtaggtggtgccggcTGTAGAGGGGGGTGCCGCTGAtctcccctgtaggtggtgccggcTGTAGAGGAGGATGCCGCTGAtctcccctgtaggtggtgccgtcTGTAGAGGAGGATGCCGCTGAtctcccctgtaggtggtgccggcTGTAGAGGAGGATGCCGCTGATCTCCCCTGTAGGTGGTTTCGGCTGTAGAGGGGGATGCCGCTGAtctcccctgtaggtggtgccggcTGTAGAGGAGGATGCCGCTGAtctcccctgtaggtggtgctagCTGTAGAGGGGGATGCCGCTGAtctcccctgtaggtggtgccggcTGTAGAGGAGGATGCCGCTGAtctcccctgtaggtggtgccggcTGTAGAGGGGGATGCCGCTGAtctcccctgtaggtggtgccggcTGTAGAGGGGGATGCCGCTGAtctcccctgtaggtggtgccggcTGTAGAGGAGGATGCCGCTGAtctcccctgtaggtggtgccagctGTAGAGGGGGATGCCGCTGATCTCCCCTGTAGGAGGACGCGGCTGCCCCCCCATCCCCTCCTCTCTTCTAGATTCTGTGGTATATCTGTGACCGGATCTTTGTTTCATTTTTCCAGCCTGGATCTAATAAAGTCGTTTGAAGCGCCGGCGCCGATTAACTCCGCTTCTCTCCACCCAGAAAAAGAGTGCATTGTGGCCGGAGGCGATGACTTCAAGCTGTATAAATATGACTACTCCACGGGGGAGGAGCTGGGTAAGGCCTGATAATGACATCATCATAGTctccccgcagcagcagcagcatcggtgtcTCATCACTGACTCTTTCCTCTGACAGAATCTTACAAGGGTCACTTTGGTCCAGTCCATTGTGTCCGCTTCAGTCCGGACGGGGAGCTTTATGCCAGCGGCTCTGAAGACGGCACGTTAAGGCTGTGGCAGACGGCGGTGGGAAAGACGTACGGTCTGTGGAAGTGCGTCCTGCCAGGTAATGAGTGGGGGGGACGTACAGACAAGTGTTAAAGGGGCTCTAAGATTAGAGAGAAGGATCTGATAGATCTCCACCAGCTACAGCTCCCCCTCCTGGAGCTCCTCTCCTCCTACAGCTCCTCTCCCCCAGCTCCTCTCCTGCTACAGCTCCTTCTCCAGCTCCTCTCCCCCAGCTCCTCTCCTGCTACAGCTCCTCTCCTGCTACAGCTCCTCTCCCCCAGCTCCTCTCCTTCTCCAGCTCCTCTCCCCCAGCTCCTCTCCTGCTACAGCTCCTCTCCCCCAGCTCCTCTCCTGCTACAGCTCCTCTCCCCCAGCTCCTCTCCTCCTACAGCTCCTCTCCCCCAGCTCCTCTCCTCCTACAGCTCCTCTCCTGCTACAGCTCCTCTCCTGCTACAGCTCCTCTCCTGCTACAGCTCCTTCTCCAGCTCCTCTCCCCCAGCTCCTCTCCTGCTACAGCTCCTTCTCCAGCTCCTCTCCCCCAGCTCCTCTCCCTCTCCCCCAGCTCCTCTCCCTCTCCCCCAGCTCCTCTCCTGCTACTGCTCCTTCTccagctccataccgccacacagccccacagcGGTATGGGtcgctctcctgaggggctgtgtggcggtatggagctctcctgaggggctgtgtggcggtatggagctctctcctgaggggctgtgtggcggtattctctctctctcctgaggggctgtgtggcggtatggagctctttcctgaggggctgtgtggcggtatggagctctctcctgaggggctgtgtggcggtatggagctctcctgaggggctgtgtggcggtatggagctctctcctgaggggctgtgtggcggtatggagctctcccCCAGCTCCTCTCCCCCAGCTCCTCTCCCCCAGCTCCTCTCCTGCTACAGCTCCTTCTCCAGCTCCTCTCCCCCAgctcctctccctctctcccagCTCCTCTCCTGCTACAGCTCCTTCTCCAGCTCCTCTCCCCCAGCTCCTCTCCTGCTACAGCTCCTTCTCCAGCTCCTCTCCCCCAGCTCTTTCTCCTCTCCCGCTACAGCTCCTCTCCTACTACAGCTCCTTCTCCAGCTCCTCTCCTTCTCCAGCTCCTCTCCTGCTACAGCTCCTCTCCCTCTCCCCAGCTCCTCTCCTGCTACAGCTCCTCTCCCCCAGCTCCTCTCCTGCTACAGCTCCTCTCCTCCCGCTCCTCCTTCAGCTCCACTGATCTCAGTGCTGTGCCTGagtgctgtgtggcggtatggagctctctcctgaggggctgtgtggcggtatggagctctctcctgaggggctgtgtggcggtatggagctctcctgaggggctgtgtggcggtatggagctctctcctgaggggctgtgtggcggtatggagctctctcctgaggggctgtgtggcggtatggagctctctcctgaggggctgtgtggcggtatggagctctctcctgaggggctgtgtggcggtatggagctctctcctgaggggctgtgtttagcggtatggagctctctcctgaggggctgtgtggcggtatggagcgctctcctgaggggctgtgtggcggtatggagctctctcctgaggggctgtgtggcggtgtggagctctcctgaggggctgtgtggcggtatgggtcgctctcctgaggggctgtgtggcggtatggagctctcctgaggggctgtgtggcggtatggagctctctcctgaggggctgtgtggcggtatggagctctctcctgaggggctgtgtggcggtatgggtcgctctcctgaggggctgtgtggcggtatggagctctcctgaggggctgtgtggcggtatggagctctctcctgaggggctgtgtggcggtattctctctctctcctgaggggctgtgtggcggtatggagctctttcctgaggggctgtgtggcggtatggagctctctcctgaggggctgtgtggcggtatggagctctcctgaggggctgtgtggcggtatggagctctctcctgaggggctgtgtggcggtatggagctctctcctgaggggctgtgtggcggtatggagctctcctgaggggctgtgtggcggtatggagctctctcctgaggggctgtgtggcggtatggagctctctcctgaggggctgtgtggcggtatggagctctctcctgaggggctgtgtggcggtatggagctctctcctgaggggctgtgtggcggtatggagctctcctgaggggctgtgtggcggtatggagctctcctgaggggctgtgtggcggtatggagctctctcctgaggggctgtgtggcggtatggagctctctcctgaggggctgtgtggcggtgtggagctctcctgaggggctgtgtggcggtatggagctctctcctgaggggctgtgtggcggtatggagctctctcctgaggggctgtgtggcggtatggagctctctcctgaggggctgtgtggcggtatggagctctctcctgaggggctgtgtggcggtatggagctctctcctgaggggctgtgtggcggtatggagctctctctCTCCTGAggtgctgtgtggcggtatggagctctctcctgaggggctgtgtggcggtatggagcgctctcctgaggggctgtgtggcggtatggagctctcctgaggggctgtgtggcggtatggatctctctcctgaggggctgtgtggtggtatggagctctctcctgaggggctgtgtggcggtatggagctctcctgaggggctgtgtggcggtatggagctctctcctgagtgctgtgtggcggtatggagcgctctcctgaggggctgtgtggcggtatggagctctcctgaggggctgtgtggcggtatggagctctcctgaggggctgtgtggcggtatggagctctctcctgagtgctgtgtggcggtatggagctctctcctgaggggctgtgtggcggtatggagctctctcctgagtGCTGTGTGGCGGTGTggagctctcctgaggggctgtgtggcggtatggagctctctcctgaggggctgtgtggcggtatggagctctctcctgaggggctgtgtggcggtatggagctctcctgaggggctgtgtggtggtatggagctctcctgaggggctgtgtggcggtatggagctctctcctgaggggctgtgtggcggtatggagctctcctgaggggctgtgtggcggtatggagctctctcctgaggggctgtgtggcggtatggagctctttcctgaggggctgtgtggcggtatggagctctctcctgaggggctgtgtggcggtatggagctctcctgaggggctgtgtggcggtatggagctctctcctgaggggctgtgtggcggtatggagctctctcctgaggggctgtgtggcggtatggagctctctcctgaggggctgtgtggcggtatggagctctctcctgaggggcGGTGTGGAGCTCTCtcctgtgtggcggtatggagctctcctgaggggctgtgtggcggtatggagctctctcctgt
This region of Rhinoderma darwinii isolate aRhiDar2 unplaced genomic scaffold, aRhiDar2.hap1 Scaffold_4458, whole genome shotgun sequence genomic DNA includes:
- the STRAP gene encoding serine-threonine kinase receptor-associated protein — protein: MVAAVWPHDGAVCFMLQDSNHLLTGGQDKLLRIYDLIKPESDPEQIGGHTSAIKKALWYNDDRQIISASDDKTVRLWDRTSMTEVKTLNFNQSVSSMEYVPDGEALLITYGRTIALYNTASLDLIKSFEAPAPINSASLHPEKECIVAGGDDFKLYKYDYSTGEELESYKGHFGPVHCVRFSPDGELYASGSEDGTLRLWQTAVGKTYGLWKCVLPEELVLESSDVIYNISPEIKA